A segment of the Sulfurovum indicum genome:
AAACTTAAAGAGATCAGTTACCTGCATGCGGAAGGGTATCCGGCAGGAGAGATGAAACATGGGCCTATCGCACTTGCCGATGCGGAGCTCTTTACCATTGCCCTGATGCCCAAGACAATGCATTACGAGAAGATCAAATCCAATGTGGAGGAGCTGAGTGCAAGAGATGCCACAATCTGTGCTATCTCACCTGAGCCATTTGATCTGGCTGATGATTTTATTCAAACACAATACTGCACCCATCCGATGATCGAGTTCTTTGAGATGATGGTGGTCACACAGCTGCTCGCTCTGGAGATCTCTATACGACTGGGGAACGATGTGGATATGCCTAGAAACCTGGCTAAGAGTGTTACCGTAGAGTAAACCGGAATTTCTATTTCGGGATTTGGGTTTAAGCATTTCTATCATACAATAAATCAAACAAGAGGAAAAGGAATACATCATGCACACAAACTATCTTAAAGTCGTACTTCTCGGGTCTTTGATAAGCGGACATACTCTCTATGCAGACTTTGCAGACGGAGTAGTTGGAGGTCTTGTAGGTGGTGCCGTTGGTTCTGTTATCACAAATGAAATATACAATAGCAATAAAGCATCCGAACCTGCCTATAGACCGGTTCAGAAAACAGCATCCCACCGGACACATAAAAGAGCTTCCGTACCAAAAATGACAGATGGAATGAAACTTCAAAAGGCACTGGCAGGTTTAGGCTTCTATCGTGGCCGAATCGATGGAGAAGTCAACTCTTTTGAGACAAGAACAGCTATCAAAGAACTCAACAATGCGTACCATATTGGTAATACCGCTTCTCTCAAACCTGAAGAGAAAGATACACTTATCTATCTGGGTACACTCTTTATGTTCGACCGCTACCTGATTGCACAGGGTAATGATAAAATAACACGTGGAAAACGCATTCAAACTGCCTTGAAAGTTTTAGGATTCTATTACGGAAAGATCGATGGTATTGTTGGAAGCGGTACACGCCGTGCCATTTCGGAATATCAGCAAGCTTATGGCCTTGGATACGGAAGCGGGCTTGACTTTGAAGCAGAATACCGGCTTATCAGTAATGCAAAAGCAAAAAATGAAAAGAACATCAATGATTCTATTGCCGCACTGAAAGCTATGGGACAACCGCCGGCAAAACCACAAAACGATATGCAAAAACAGACCCCAGAGATCATCAAACTTCAGACACAACCCGCACAGCAGTATTAGTCACAGTCCAACCACAAACACATCGCCTCAAAGTGATGGCGGTGTATTCATATCGAACCACTGTTCACAGAGTGAACGGTA
Coding sequences within it:
- a CDS encoding peptidoglycan-binding domain-containing protein; its protein translation is MHTNYLKVVLLGSLISGHTLYADFADGVVGGLVGGAVGSVITNEIYNSNKASEPAYRPVQKTASHRTHKRASVPKMTDGMKLQKALAGLGFYRGRIDGEVNSFETRTAIKELNNAYHIGNTASLKPEEKDTLIYLGTLFMFDRYLIAQGNDKITRGKRIQTALKVLGFYYGKIDGIVGSGTRRAISEYQQAYGLGYGSGLDFEAEYRLISNAKAKNEKNINDSIAALKAMGQPPAKPQNDMQKQTPEIIKLQTQPAQQY